Below is a genomic region from bacterium.
GGCGTTCCGTCGCCGAACATCAGACCCCAGCCAATGACGTAATAGGCCAGCGAAGAGATGGCGAAGACGATGAAGTTCTTGGCCAGGATGTTGACGCAGTTCTTGGATTGGGCGAGTCCCGATTCGACCAAGGCGAAACCGGCATTCATCCAGAAGACCAAGAAGCCGGCCACCATGACCCAAACCGTATCGAGCATCACCTTGATGTCACCGGTGCTCGGGTCTTGGCCAAAAGCCAGGCCGGGTGACAACCCGACCAATAACATCAGCAGTAGCACTAGATTTTTTCTTCGCAGCATGCGTCGTCTCCTTCTCTGTTCTAAAACAGTAAAAGCCATGAGCTCCCCGAAAAGGCGGAATTAGGCTGTATGGGCTGGCCCTACCTTGAGCAAGTGCTGTGCCAGCGGGCTGAATGAAAAAATCCTTGAAATAACGGGCAGATGTTTATGAAATCGAGGGGACAGGAAGGGCTAATATTGCTTTATTTTTATTCAATTGCTTAATATTTAAGCAATCTTGCCCAGCATTTTGGCTATTTATGTCCAAAACTTGGATCGTCGACGGCTATAACTTTATTCGGCAAAGCCCCCGCTTTTCGGAGCTGGAAATCCGCGACGGCGATCAGGGCCGGGCCGCCGCCCTGCGTTGGCTGGGCCGATTCGGCCAGCGAACCGGCGAAAAAGTCTGGGTGGTTTTCGACGCCTACTCCGGCCTGCACAGCCAGATGCAAAAAGAGCGGATCCACGGATTGACGGTCTGGGCCTCGCGCGGCGGCTACACGGCCGATGAGGAGATTATCGCGCTGGCCCGGGAGATGCGGGACGCGGCGGTGGTGATCAGCTCCGACCGGATGATCCAGGAAGCCGCGGTCAAGGCCGGGGCTTCGATCCTGAAATCGCAGGAATTCGAGCGCGAGGTCGCCAAGATCCTGGAGGGCCCGGCTTTCGAGGACGAGGCCGAGGAGCGGGCCGCCCGCCGGCCCGGCAGGGGCCAGGCTTTCCGGCCGCCGAAGGAAAAGAAAAAAGCCTTGGCTCTCTTGAAGAAATACCAGTAGAAAATGGATTCGCCTTCGCGCTAAGCGAAGGCCCTACCCATCGGGGCGTAGCTCAGCCTGGTAGAGTACTAGCTTCGGGAGCT
It encodes:
- a CDS encoding NYN domain-containing protein, with translation MSKTWIVDGYNFIRQSPRFSELEIRDGDQGRAAALRWLGRFGQRTGEKVWVVFDAYSGLHSQMQKERIHGLTVWASRGGYTADEEIIALAREMRDAAVVISSDRMIQEAAVKAGASILKSQEFEREVAKILEGPAFEDEAEERAARRPGRGQAFRPPKEKKKALALLKKYQ